The proteins below come from a single Microbulbifer sp. Q7 genomic window:
- a CDS encoding capsule biosynthesis protein — protein sequence MSGVVFLQGPHGPFFARCARYFSAQGLATHKINFNGGDRLFGWADHQVDYCGGQAAWPEYFAGYVRQHDIRAVVVYGDCRYYHRQARTICDELGVSFWAFEEGYLRPDFVTLEQGGVNGFSEIDWRPTAVESYRPHNRSNTVHIGQTFWQRAWFAIAYYITSRIFRQQFCGYRHHRSRNWVQEGACWLTSFYRKGLYKLTQRRYLSALVKRHSREFYLYALQTQDDFQIREHSDYDSIEDSITEVIRSFAQGAAEHELLVIKHHPMDRGFCHYGKWINRLARQHGVSGRVVYCHDLHLPTLLKHAKGLITINSTVGISALLHKVPTITLGRALYDQPGLTHQGTLSEFWQATQPVDVEFFRQFRTYLYERSQLDGSFFRNMDHAIEQAWLRMAPALASGIERPLTPVAEEEEYLAA from the coding sequence GTGTCAGGGGTTGTATTCTTGCAGGGGCCGCATGGTCCTTTCTTTGCGCGTTGCGCCCGGTATTTTTCCGCGCAAGGTCTCGCAACACATAAAATCAATTTCAACGGTGGCGACCGCCTGTTTGGCTGGGCCGATCACCAGGTGGACTATTGCGGAGGCCAGGCGGCCTGGCCGGAGTATTTTGCCGGCTATGTGCGCCAGCACGATATCCGCGCCGTGGTTGTCTATGGTGACTGCCGTTACTACCACCGCCAGGCCCGCACCATTTGCGATGAGCTGGGCGTTTCCTTCTGGGCCTTTGAAGAAGGCTATTTAAGGCCGGATTTCGTTACCCTGGAGCAGGGGGGCGTGAACGGCTTTTCTGAAATCGACTGGCGCCCCACGGCGGTGGAAAGCTACCGCCCGCACAACCGCAGCAACACGGTGCATATCGGCCAGACCTTCTGGCAACGGGCCTGGTTTGCCATCGCTTACTACATTACCTCCAGAATCTTTCGCCAGCAGTTCTGCGGGTACCGCCATCACCGGTCGCGTAACTGGGTGCAGGAGGGTGCCTGCTGGTTAACAAGCTTCTACCGCAAGGGCCTGTATAAGCTCACTCAGCGCCGATACCTGAGTGCACTGGTCAAGCGCCACAGCAGGGAGTTCTACCTGTATGCGCTGCAGACCCAGGACGATTTCCAGATCCGCGAGCACTCCGATTACGACAGCATCGAAGACTCCATTACCGAAGTCATTCGCTCGTTCGCACAGGGTGCGGCGGAGCACGAATTGCTGGTCATCAAGCATCACCCCATGGACCGCGGTTTCTGTCATTACGGCAAGTGGATCAACCGGCTTGCGCGGCAGCACGGGGTGAGTGGCAGAGTGGTGTATTGCCACGATCTGCACCTGCCGACCCTGCTCAAGCACGCGAAGGGGCTGATCACCATCAACAGCACCGTGGGAATTTCCGCGCTGCTGCACAAGGTGCCAACCATCACCCTCGGCCGGGCGCTCTACGATCAGCCGGGGCTCACCCACCAGGGCACGCTCAGCGAGTTCTGGCAGGCGACGCAGCCGGTGGATGTGGAATTTTTCCGCCAGTTCCGCACCTATCTTTATGAGCGCAGCCAGCTGGATGGCAGCTTTTTCCGAAACATGGACCATGCCATCGAACAGGCATGGTTGCGTATGGCGCCTGCACTGGCATCCGGTATCGAGCGCCCGCTTACACCGGTGGCCGAAGAGGAAGAATACCTGGCCGCGTGA
- a CDS encoding capsular polysaccharide biosynthesis protein yields MSLIGYCSRGLKRIPHLDALLEAPSYWFALHPAQRTTHIAGWGRKPTAARARKIAAERGLPFVSLEDGFLRSLGLGVQGAPLHSLIVDYTGIYYDASASSDLENLIRGADFSESELARACAGMALLRQHRLSKYNAAPDRPVVWPDDRPRVLVVDQTFGDAAITCGAADASSFTRMLEAAVADNPDAEVVVKVHPDVIVGKKRGYLLDAARAHNCRLWSEDIAPWALLDAVDKVYVVTSQFGFDALLAGKPVHCFGVPFYAGWGLTQDVQACARRGQNRSLEQVFAAAYLRYCRYINPYTGQRCELEDTIRLIAEQKQRHQKLAGPWLGLGFSAWKRGFVPDFLARPAQMQFASAPESIAGAAKGTQVVAWASSLRAPVVSACKNARLPLWRLEDGFLRSVGLGSDLVRPLSLVLDSQGIYYDASRPSELESILKNADLSPALCARAAALRELLVARQLSKYNVGEQAPAVTLPEGCTTILVPGQVESDASIAHGSPWLKSNRQLLEQVRRANPDAHIIYKPHPDVLAGGRVGELAGDAGDLYDQLVTDIPMPALLAQVDELHTLCSLSGFEALLRNIKVVTYGLPFYAGWGLSEDRLLSGGDEGAPEALAELATVRRCRRARGRKRSLDELVAATLIVYPTYVDPRSGQIVDVETAVQILASQREGTAQPAWPRALYRMVRNRFFKK; encoded by the coding sequence GTGTCTTTGATTGGCTATTGTTCTCGCGGCCTGAAGCGGATTCCCCACCTCGATGCCTTGCTGGAAGCGCCCAGTTACTGGTTTGCGCTGCACCCAGCCCAGCGCACCACGCACATTGCCGGTTGGGGCCGCAAGCCCACCGCTGCCCGCGCGCGCAAAATCGCCGCCGAGCGTGGCTTGCCGTTCGTCAGTCTGGAAGATGGTTTCCTGCGGTCACTTGGGCTTGGGGTGCAGGGTGCCCCTTTGCACAGTCTGATCGTGGATTACACCGGGATTTACTACGATGCCAGTGCCTCGAGCGATCTCGAAAACCTGATTCGGGGCGCAGACTTTTCCGAGTCCGAGCTCGCCCGTGCCTGTGCCGGTATGGCGCTCCTGCGACAGCACCGGTTGTCGAAATACAACGCGGCGCCGGACAGGCCTGTCGTCTGGCCAGATGATCGGCCTCGGGTGCTGGTGGTCGATCAGACGTTCGGCGATGCGGCGATCACTTGCGGCGCGGCGGACGCGTCGAGCTTCACGCGCATGCTGGAAGCGGCCGTGGCCGACAATCCCGACGCGGAAGTGGTGGTGAAGGTACACCCGGACGTGATTGTCGGAAAAAAGCGCGGCTACTTGCTGGACGCGGCGCGGGCGCACAACTGTCGCCTGTGGTCGGAAGATATTGCGCCCTGGGCGCTGCTCGACGCAGTCGACAAGGTGTACGTGGTTACCAGCCAGTTTGGGTTTGATGCACTGTTGGCGGGCAAGCCGGTGCACTGTTTTGGTGTGCCGTTTTATGCCGGCTGGGGCCTGACCCAAGATGTGCAGGCGTGCGCGCGGCGCGGGCAAAACCGATCACTGGAGCAAGTGTTCGCCGCGGCGTATTTGCGCTACTGCCGCTACATCAATCCCTACACCGGTCAACGGTGTGAACTGGAAGATACTATTCGCCTGATTGCGGAGCAGAAGCAGCGCCATCAGAAGCTGGCGGGCCCCTGGCTGGGGCTGGGTTTTTCTGCCTGGAAGCGGGGGTTTGTGCCCGATTTTCTGGCGCGGCCTGCACAGATGCAGTTTGCCAGTGCGCCCGAGTCCATTGCGGGTGCAGCGAAGGGAACACAGGTGGTGGCCTGGGCCAGCAGCCTGCGGGCGCCGGTGGTATCCGCGTGTAAAAACGCGCGGTTGCCGCTGTGGCGGCTGGAAGATGGCTTCTTGCGCTCGGTGGGGTTGGGCTCGGACCTGGTGCGCCCGCTCTCGCTGGTGTTGGATAGCCAGGGCATCTATTACGATGCCTCGCGTCCGTCTGAGCTGGAATCGATTCTCAAGAATGCGGATCTGTCTCCCGCGTTGTGTGCCCGCGCGGCGGCGCTCCGCGAATTGCTGGTTGCCCGCCAGTTGAGTAAATACAACGTGGGTGAGCAGGCGCCTGCGGTGACCCTGCCCGAAGGGTGTACCACGATTCTGGTACCCGGACAGGTGGAGAGCGATGCATCCATCGCCCATGGGTCGCCCTGGCTCAAGAGTAACCGGCAGTTACTGGAACAGGTGCGCCGGGCAAATCCGGATGCGCATATCATATATAAGCCGCATCCGGATGTGCTCGCCGGTGGCCGCGTGGGGGAGTTGGCTGGCGATGCCGGTGATCTCTACGATCAGCTGGTTACCGACATTCCCATGCCGGCGTTGCTTGCACAGGTGGATGAGCTGCACACCCTGTGTTCCCTGAGCGGGTTCGAAGCACTGCTGCGTAACATCAAGGTGGTCACTTACGGCCTGCCGTTTTACGCAGGCTGGGGGCTGAGTGAAGATCGGCTGCTCAGCGGTGGCGATGAGGGTGCGCCGGAGGCTCTTGCGGAGCTGGCGACCGTGCGCCGTTGCCGACGCGCGCGCGGCCGCAAACGCAGCCTGGATGAGCTGGTGGCGGCGACGCTGATTGTGTACCCAACCTATGTGGATCCCCGCAGTGGGCAGATTGTGGATGTGGAGACTGCGGTGCAGATTCTGGCGTCGCAGCGGGAAGGGACCGCACAACCTGCCTGGCCACGAGCGCTCTACCGCATGGTGCGCAACCGGTTTTTCAAAAAATAG
- a CDS encoding glycosyltransferase family 1 protein: MKQRENIKHIVVEEGANPSSDYFVLPFLIEAGADVVRFTFAQLPSADLLDGATVTFVRYVPRNWRLLIERHCGVIRQLNFFMDDDLFSWPAFARMPLRYQWKLLRLSWRHRSWLRSVDAQLLVSTPYLQARYAQWQPQLLAPQVPAALVPLLEREDVQSAESAPITLFYHGSASHGADLQWLRPVIERVLEANERIVFEVIGDRRVNRLFKGLPRVHVLHPMKWGTYQSLLQRPGRAIGLAPLLDSPFNRARAHTKFLDVTLAGAVGIYAAGPVYGAVVRHRENGLLLPMEQSVWVESILQLAADAPLRAQMLSEARACL; this comes from the coding sequence GTGAAGCAGCGCGAGAATATTAAACACATTGTGGTTGAAGAGGGGGCAAACCCGTCTTCGGACTACTTCGTACTTCCGTTTTTGATTGAAGCGGGTGCTGATGTTGTGCGGTTTACCTTTGCCCAATTACCATCCGCCGACCTGCTCGACGGCGCTACCGTAACATTTGTGCGTTATGTACCCCGCAATTGGCGGTTGCTGATCGAGCGGCATTGCGGCGTCATCCGGCAGCTGAATTTCTTTATGGACGACGACCTGTTCAGCTGGCCAGCCTTTGCGCGTATGCCGCTGCGCTACCAGTGGAAGTTGCTGCGCTTGAGCTGGCGGCATCGGTCCTGGTTGCGCTCTGTGGATGCGCAGCTGCTGGTGTCGACCCCATACCTGCAGGCGCGTTATGCCCAGTGGCAGCCGCAGCTTTTGGCACCGCAGGTGCCGGCGGCGCTGGTGCCCTTGCTGGAGCGCGAAGATGTGCAAAGCGCTGAGTCTGCGCCGATCACCCTGTTCTACCACGGCTCTGCCTCTCACGGCGCGGATCTGCAATGGCTGCGCCCGGTGATTGAGCGGGTGCTGGAGGCGAACGAGCGCATCGTATTCGAGGTGATCGGTGACCGCCGCGTAAACCGCCTGTTTAAAGGTTTGCCACGGGTGCATGTGCTGCACCCGATGAAGTGGGGCACGTACCAGTCGCTGCTGCAGCGCCCGGGGCGGGCGATCGGCCTGGCGCCGCTATTGGACAGTCCGTTCAACCGTGCCCGTGCCCACACCAAGTTTCTCGATGTCACCCTGGCTGGTGCGGTGGGTATTTACGCGGCGGGGCCGGTGTACGGAGCGGTTGTTCGGCACCGTGAAAACGGCTTACTTCTGCCAATGGAGCAGAGTGTGTGGGTCGAGAGTATTTTGCAGCTGGCGGCAGACGCACCCTTGCGCGCGCAGATGCTGAGCGAGGCCCGCGCGTGTCTTTGA